From Pseudarthrobacter equi, a single genomic window includes:
- a CDS encoding hydroxyacid dehydrogenase, whose protein sequence is MSPKPKALLVMNHGTFADQFDSTRLDRLAGLVDLGGQPWTDSLEDPAVAGRLADVEVLLTSWGVPRLDAAALERMPNLRAVFHCAGTVRSFVTPELWDRGILVTNGADANAIPVAEFTFASIVLAGKKAQVLANDARTWREDWSYTTTRGEVGNIGRVIGVVGFSRIGRRVVRLVQQLQDVTCLVHDPHADPAAVAAAGGRLVGLAELLAASDVVSIHAPALPETRHMIGAAELRAMKDHATLINTARGSLVDTRALEAECATGRIQALLDVTDPEPLPKDSVLYDLPNVVLTPHIAGSLGTETRRMSDAALNDLERYLTGEQLVAQVVSEDLSLSA, encoded by the coding sequence ATGTCGCCAAAACCCAAGGCCCTGCTGGTCATGAACCACGGAACCTTTGCTGACCAGTTCGATTCCACCCGGTTGGACCGGTTGGCGGGGCTGGTGGATCTGGGCGGGCAGCCGTGGACCGATTCGCTGGAGGATCCGGCGGTGGCGGGCCGGCTCGCGGACGTGGAGGTCCTGCTGACCAGTTGGGGCGTGCCGCGGCTCGATGCGGCGGCGCTGGAGCGGATGCCGAACCTGCGGGCAGTGTTCCATTGCGCCGGGACGGTGCGCAGTTTCGTCACGCCGGAGTTGTGGGACCGGGGCATCCTGGTGACCAACGGCGCTGACGCGAACGCCATCCCGGTGGCCGAGTTTACGTTCGCGTCCATCGTGCTGGCCGGGAAGAAGGCACAGGTGCTGGCCAACGATGCCCGCACCTGGCGTGAGGACTGGTCCTATACGACGACGCGCGGCGAGGTGGGCAACATCGGCCGCGTGATCGGGGTGGTGGGGTTCTCCCGCATCGGCCGCCGCGTGGTCCGCCTGGTCCAGCAACTGCAGGACGTCACCTGCCTGGTCCACGATCCGCACGCCGATCCCGCCGCCGTGGCTGCCGCCGGCGGCCGGCTGGTGGGCCTGGCCGAACTGCTGGCGGCCTCGGACGTCGTGAGTATCCACGCCCCGGCGCTGCCGGAAACCCGGCACATGATCGGGGCCGCGGAACTGCGGGCCATGAAGGACCACGCCACCTTGATCAACACCGCCCGCGGCTCACTGGTGGACACCCGCGCCTTGGAGGCCGAGTGCGCCACCGGGCGGATCCAGGCCCTCCTGGACGTCACCGACCCCGAGCCGCTGCCAAAGGATTCGGTCCTCTATGACCTGCCCAACGTGGTGCTCACGCCCCACATCGCCGGATCCCTCGGCACCGAAACCCGGCGGATGTCCGACGCCGCCCTGAACGACCTCGAACGGTACCTCACCGGAGAACAGCTCGTAGCCCAGGTGGTCTCCGAAGACCTCTCCCTGAGCGCCTGA
- a CDS encoding ABC transporter substrate-binding protein, translating into MKRTTLAAIALAVTAGLGLSGCAGAAGPAEPQGQEGKTRLTVSVWNYEGTPEFKALFDSYEAANPDIDIEPVDILADDYPQKVTTMLAGGDTTDVLTMKNVIDYARYANNGQLQEINSVVDTVGKDNLAGLDAFDIGGKYYAAPYRQDFWLLYYNKDLLKAAGVENPADLTWDEYTALAKKLTTEANGKKVYGTYHHIWRSVVQAIAAAQDDADQNSGDYGFFEDQYNTALDLQKSGATLDFGTAKSQKTSYRTMFETGQAAMMPMGTWYIAGILQAKKDGKSTVDWGLAPMPQKKDDGKVTTFGSPTAFAVNKNAAHSDAAKKFIEWAAGEEGAKAISKIGVVPALQNDAITAEYFKLAGMPTDELSKKAFTPDKVALEMPVSDKSAATDKVLNQEHDLIMVGERSVSDGVAEMGKRVKSEVLGQ; encoded by the coding sequence ATGAAGCGCACCACCCTCGCCGCCATCGCACTGGCAGTAACCGCAGGCCTGGGCCTGTCCGGTTGTGCCGGCGCCGCCGGACCGGCCGAACCCCAAGGCCAGGAAGGCAAGACCCGCCTGACCGTTTCGGTATGGAACTACGAAGGCACCCCGGAGTTCAAAGCCCTCTTCGACAGCTACGAAGCAGCCAACCCGGACATCGACATCGAACCCGTAGACATCCTCGCCGATGACTACCCGCAGAAGGTCACCACCATGCTGGCCGGCGGCGACACCACCGACGTCCTCACCATGAAAAACGTCATCGACTACGCCCGCTACGCCAACAACGGCCAGCTGCAGGAAATCAACAGCGTGGTGGACACCGTTGGCAAGGACAACCTCGCGGGCCTGGACGCCTTCGACATCGGCGGCAAGTACTACGCCGCCCCCTACCGGCAGGACTTCTGGCTCCTGTACTACAACAAGGACCTGCTCAAGGCCGCAGGCGTGGAGAACCCCGCCGACCTGACCTGGGACGAGTACACCGCGCTGGCCAAGAAGCTCACCACCGAGGCCAACGGCAAGAAGGTCTACGGCACCTACCACCACATCTGGCGCTCCGTGGTGCAGGCCATCGCGGCCGCCCAGGATGACGCCGACCAGAACAGCGGCGACTACGGTTTCTTCGAGGACCAGTACAACACCGCCCTGGACCTGCAGAAGAGCGGCGCCACCCTGGACTTCGGCACCGCCAAGAGCCAGAAGACCAGCTACCGCACCATGTTCGAGACCGGCCAGGCAGCCATGATGCCCATGGGCACCTGGTACATCGCCGGCATCCTGCAGGCCAAGAAGGACGGTAAGTCCACCGTGGACTGGGGCCTGGCTCCGATGCCGCAGAAGAAGGACGACGGCAAGGTCACCACGTTCGGTTCGCCCACCGCTTTCGCCGTCAACAAGAACGCCGCGCACTCGGACGCAGCCAAGAAGTTCATCGAGTGGGCTGCGGGTGAGGAAGGCGCCAAGGCCATCTCGAAGATCGGCGTTGTGCCGGCCCTTCAGAACGACGCCATCACCGCTGAGTACTTCAAGCTTGCCGGCATGCCCACGGACGAACTGTCCAAGAAGGCCTTCACCCCGGACAAGGTTGCCCTGGAAATGCCGGTCAGCGACAAGTCGGCCGCTACGGACAAGGTGCTCAACCAGGAGCACGACCTGATCATGGTGGGTGAGCGCTCGGTGTCCGACGGGGTTGCCGAGATGGGCAAACGCGTCAAAAGCGAAGTCCTGGGCCAGTAA
- a CDS encoding carbohydrate ABC transporter permease, whose protein sequence is MSTDTIPSTVAPAVHSRGNRKQARRNTLIGWTFILPNFLGFLAFTLIPVLAAFALSFMEWTSFTAPKWVGLANFQRMFASDSFWIALRNTVVYAIGHVPLTMALALLLAMLLNRKLKGIGFFRVAIFFPYITSLVAVAVVWNMLFSPDSGPINQFLTTIGIANPPGWTSSSDWALPAVIITSVWRDMGYYMVLYLAGLQAIPAELYEAAEVDGASAWQRFWNVTIPSLRPTTFFVVVMLTVSSFKVFDLIVVMTNGGPGRSTTVLSQLIYQEGIGEGKFGYSSAISLVLFLIVLTVTVLQFKIQQRRER, encoded by the coding sequence ATGAGCACTGACACTATTCCTTCGACGGTTGCCCCGGCTGTCCACAGCCGGGGCAACCGGAAGCAGGCCCGGCGTAATACCCTGATTGGCTGGACGTTTATCCTGCCGAATTTCCTGGGGTTCCTGGCCTTCACCCTGATCCCGGTCCTGGCCGCGTTCGCGTTGTCCTTCATGGAATGGACCTCCTTCACGGCCCCGAAGTGGGTGGGACTGGCGAACTTCCAGCGGATGTTCGCGTCCGATTCCTTCTGGATCGCGTTGCGCAACACCGTGGTCTACGCGATCGGCCACGTCCCCCTGACCATGGCCCTGGCCCTGCTCCTGGCGATGCTCCTGAACCGCAAACTCAAAGGCATCGGCTTCTTCCGCGTCGCCATCTTCTTCCCGTACATCACCTCACTGGTGGCAGTGGCAGTGGTCTGGAACATGCTCTTCAGCCCCGACAGCGGCCCCATCAACCAGTTCCTCACCACCATCGGCATCGCCAACCCGCCGGGCTGGACCTCCAGCTCCGACTGGGCCCTGCCCGCGGTCATCATCACCAGCGTCTGGCGCGACATGGGCTACTACATGGTCCTCTACCTCGCCGGTCTCCAGGCGATCCCCGCCGAACTCTACGAAGCCGCCGAAGTCGACGGCGCCTCCGCCTGGCAACGTTTCTGGAACGTCACCATCCCCTCGCTGCGCCCCACCACGTTCTTCGTGGTGGTCATGCTGACCGTCTCCAGCTTCAAAGTCTTCGACCTCATCGTCGTCATGACCAACGGCGGCCCCGGCCGCTCCACCACCGTGCTCTCCCAGCTCATCTACCAAGAAGGCATCGGCGAAGGAAAATTCGGCTACTCCTCAGCCATCTCCCTCGTACTGTTCCTCATCGTGCTGACCGTCACCGTGCTCCAATTCAAGATCCAACAGCGGAGGGAACGCTGA
- a CDS encoding carbohydrate ABC transporter permease: protein MTNMAEDLKAESRLMGTGLPPNTAEEDRRSERRRSPREAKKRTTDLVIYAALVVLVAALMVPFIWMVSSSLKENNQVLTVPIQWIPTEFVWSNYTEIWTRIPMMGYLQNSLYLAVIITCLQVLTGSLAAYGFSKVRFPGRDVLFLAYIGTIAVPWQAYMVPQYIMMQNLGLTNSFNALILLQAFGAFGVFLMRQYYMTIPDELCEAARIDGLSEYGIWARVILPLSKPALASLALLTFVNTWNDYMGPFIYLTSNRLWTVQLGLRSFVGQFDAEYAMIMTGSVISVIPILAIFLIGQRYFIQGIATSGMKG from the coding sequence ATGACCAACATGGCCGAAGACCTCAAGGCCGAGTCCCGGCTCATGGGAACCGGGCTTCCCCCAAACACCGCGGAAGAGGACCGCCGCAGCGAACGCCGCCGTTCCCCGCGGGAGGCGAAGAAACGCACCACAGACCTCGTCATCTACGCCGCCCTGGTAGTCCTGGTCGCGGCGCTGATGGTTCCGTTCATCTGGATGGTTTCCTCCTCCCTGAAGGAAAACAACCAGGTCCTCACCGTCCCCATCCAATGGATCCCCACCGAGTTCGTGTGGAGCAACTACACCGAAATCTGGACCCGCATCCCCATGATGGGCTACCTCCAGAACTCCCTCTACCTCGCCGTGATCATCACCTGCCTGCAGGTCCTCACCGGATCCCTGGCCGCCTACGGCTTCTCCAAAGTCCGCTTCCCCGGCCGCGACGTCCTGTTCCTGGCCTACATCGGCACCATCGCCGTGCCCTGGCAGGCCTACATGGTCCCGCAGTACATCATGATGCAGAACCTCGGCCTGACCAACAGCTTCAACGCCCTCATCCTGCTCCAGGCCTTCGGCGCGTTCGGCGTGTTCCTCATGCGGCAGTACTACATGACCATCCCCGACGAACTCTGCGAAGCCGCCCGCATCGATGGCCTCAGCGAATACGGCATCTGGGCCCGCGTCATCCTCCCCCTCTCCAAACCCGCCCTCGCCAGCCTCGCCCTGCTCACGTTCGTGAACACCTGGAACGACTACATGGGCCCCTTCATCTACCTCACCTCCAACCGGCTCTGGACCGTCCAACTCGGCCTGCGCTCCTTCGTGGGCCAATTCGACGCCGAATACGCCATGATCATGACCGGATCCGTGATCTCCGTGATCCCCATCCTCGCGATCTTCCTCATCGGCCAGCGCTACTTCATCCAGGGCATCGCCACGAGCGGCATGAAAGGATGA
- a CDS encoding DUF624 domain-containing protein: MTTVAQHPTRHSPNPGQQPRQRGLAGRIPSPGFETFGNIFGFIYTFLTGNVLTALANAPLVLCLALVADPAAAWPFFLALTITIPPSLAALFTTFKALHDDGAAVKPVAAYLTGYRHGFRKTAPLGLAAAATLLFLGVDLVIVQTMPAAALLVPVILVAAATTLAVTMTAIAGVVLHPETSLKNLLKAALYLTVQRWYLSLATLVLLGIIASAAILQPVLGIALAPAPLLFIIWSNTTYAYTAALRTAN, encoded by the coding sequence ATGACCACCGTGGCACAACACCCCACCCGGCACTCACCAAACCCAGGCCAACAACCCCGGCAACGCGGCCTGGCCGGGCGGATCCCCAGCCCCGGCTTCGAAACCTTCGGGAACATCTTCGGCTTCATCTACACCTTCCTCACAGGAAACGTCCTCACGGCCCTCGCGAACGCACCCCTGGTGCTCTGCCTGGCCCTCGTGGCAGACCCCGCCGCCGCCTGGCCCTTCTTCCTCGCCCTCACCATCACCATCCCGCCCTCCCTCGCCGCCCTCTTCACCACCTTCAAGGCCCTGCACGACGACGGCGCCGCGGTAAAACCCGTCGCCGCCTACCTGACCGGGTACCGGCACGGGTTCCGCAAAACCGCCCCGCTCGGGCTCGCCGCCGCCGCCACCCTCCTGTTCCTCGGCGTTGACCTCGTGATCGTCCAAACCATGCCCGCAGCCGCCCTCCTGGTCCCCGTGATCCTCGTAGCAGCCGCCACCACCCTGGCCGTGACCATGACAGCGATCGCCGGCGTCGTCCTCCACCCCGAAACAAGCCTCAAAAACCTGCTCAAAGCAGCCCTCTACCTCACCGTCCAACGCTGGTACCTCAGCCTCGCCACCCTCGTACTCCTCGGCATCATCGCCTCCGCCGCCATCCTGCAGCCCGTCCTGGGCATCGCCCTCGCACCCGCACCACTGCTCTTCATCATCTGGAGCAACACCACCTACGCCTACACAGCCGCCCTCCGCACCGCCAACTGA
- a CDS encoding glycoside hydrolase family 35 protein: protein MHTFAIGSRDFLLDGEPFRILSGAIHYFRVHPDLWADRIRKARLMGLNTIETYVPWNEHSPTPGSFRTDGGLDLGRFLDLVAAEGMQAIVRPGPYICAEWDNGGLPAWLFTDPAIGVRSSEPGYLAAVDGFMDKLLPIVVERQVTRGGPVVLFQIENEYGAYGSDKAYLQHLVDTAKRAGVEVPLFTCDQPFGTMIEDGSLPGLHKTGTFGSRADERLDFLRERQPDGPLMCAEFWNGWFDNWGTHHHATDATASAAELDALLAAGASVNIYMFHGGTNFGFTNGANDKGIYEPTITSYDYDAPLTEDGHPTDKYFAFRDVIAKHFPVPAEVPERRAAVPASAVSVTSSALLLDVAASFPAVTVPGSMPPSEATGQYRGFFLYERQLDRGGVLTFSEIRDRAQFFLDGFPLGTLSRELGERSIVLPRGGLLQVLVEDQGRVNYGPRIGEAKGLAGPALLDGVEVQDWSVRPVDMSSLEVFRAAAAELSGSASAGVAGPSLSFATFDAEGPGDRYLRLDGWTKGNAFINGFNLGRYWSRGPQRTLYVPGPLIREGANELAVLELQGSTTREVRFVSGPDLGPDEK, encoded by the coding sequence GTGCATACCTTTGCCATCGGCAGCCGCGACTTCCTGCTGGACGGAGAACCGTTCCGCATCCTCTCCGGCGCCATCCACTACTTCCGTGTCCACCCGGACCTGTGGGCGGACCGGATCCGCAAGGCGCGGCTCATGGGCCTGAACACCATCGAGACGTATGTGCCGTGGAACGAGCACTCCCCCACGCCCGGCAGCTTCCGGACCGACGGCGGCCTGGACCTGGGCCGCTTCCTGGACCTGGTGGCAGCCGAGGGCATGCAGGCGATCGTCCGGCCCGGGCCCTATATCTGCGCGGAGTGGGACAACGGCGGCCTCCCGGCGTGGCTGTTCACCGACCCCGCTATTGGCGTGCGCAGCAGCGAGCCCGGTTACCTGGCGGCCGTGGACGGGTTCATGGACAAGCTGCTGCCCATCGTGGTGGAACGTCAGGTCACCCGCGGGGGTCCGGTGGTCCTGTTCCAGATCGAAAACGAATACGGCGCTTATGGCTCGGACAAGGCCTACCTGCAGCACCTCGTGGATACGGCCAAGCGGGCCGGCGTCGAAGTTCCCCTGTTCACCTGCGACCAGCCTTTCGGGACCATGATCGAGGACGGCTCGCTGCCAGGATTGCATAAGACCGGGACGTTCGGTTCACGCGCGGACGAGCGGCTGGACTTCCTGCGGGAGCGGCAGCCGGACGGGCCCCTGATGTGTGCGGAGTTCTGGAACGGCTGGTTCGACAACTGGGGCACCCACCACCACGCCACCGATGCCACCGCATCGGCCGCGGAACTGGACGCCCTGCTGGCCGCCGGGGCGTCGGTGAACATCTACATGTTCCACGGCGGCACCAACTTTGGCTTCACCAACGGTGCCAACGACAAAGGCATTTACGAACCCACCATCACCAGTTACGACTACGACGCGCCGCTCACCGAGGACGGCCACCCCACGGACAAGTACTTCGCGTTCCGGGACGTCATCGCCAAGCACTTCCCGGTTCCCGCGGAGGTGCCGGAGCGCCGGGCCGCTGTTCCGGCGTCGGCCGTGTCCGTAACGTCCAGTGCCCTGCTCCTGGACGTGGCCGCGTCCTTCCCCGCCGTGACCGTCCCCGGTTCCATGCCGCCGAGTGAAGCCACCGGCCAGTACCGCGGCTTCTTCCTCTACGAACGGCAGCTGGACCGCGGCGGAGTCCTCACCTTCAGCGAAATTCGCGACCGCGCGCAGTTCTTCCTGGACGGCTTCCCGCTGGGGACGCTGAGCCGGGAGCTCGGCGAGCGCTCCATCGTCCTACCCCGCGGCGGCTTGCTGCAAGTCCTCGTGGAGGACCAGGGCAGGGTCAACTACGGGCCGCGGATCGGGGAGGCGAAGGGCCTGGCCGGTCCGGCGCTGCTGGACGGTGTGGAAGTGCAGGACTGGAGCGTCCGGCCGGTGGACATGTCTTCGCTGGAGGTGTTCCGTGCCGCGGCGGCGGAGCTGTCCGGTTCAGCGTCAGCCGGGGTAGCCGGCCCCTCCCTCTCTTTTGCCACCTTCGACGCCGAGGGACCGGGCGACAGGTACCTGCGGCTGGACGGCTGGACCAAGGGCAACGCCTTTATCAACGGCTTCAACCTGGGCCGCTACTGGAGCCGCGGCCCGCAGCGCACCCTGTACGTGCCCGGGCCGCTGATCCGCGAGGGCGCCAACGAGCTCGCCGTCCTGGAACTGCAGGGCAGCACCACCCGGGAGGTCCGCTTCGTGTCCGGCCCGGACCTGGGGCCGGACGAAAAGTAG